In one Candidatus Nomurabacteria bacterium genomic region, the following are encoded:
- a CDS encoding AAA family ATPase, which yields MPITRIKSIKQIGRFKNFTGGGSVPLANLNDGKNIAVIYGDNTYGKSTLADILRSTNLSSDVEIIRRKTIPKDDGSNQSFELSYQHSAASRQESVKYDRTAWSNNVLVGKILIFDQEFIHQNIFTGIHLTRDNKENFTDFILGEEGVKIGAEIERRNIASKKFPDELRLVRPEYVRAEADNKKVESFIGLNVTDSRKALEGEIDTQNKLIKRLSRVSEFTNLQPPKSQPERYSTTFNGLKELIAKVKASSYDDVSRDALDQIHERLQQTDSHWLEQGTKHLLGDKCPYCTQDILPVKSLIDAYKTVFDKKYDEYVSSTNKDILTIKSTLSTLSATQHSKRLSLEIEKVKKYAPFIGEIKDLIVTLDTQLESLQASESNMRNYIAESLEQSVDTFVTYKKENIHKQCDYPVAIDGLSNIIGIADNNNDQLQKTISACASVIETKREEVSRWTPDVVTENRKKATDAISLCEAKINRLDQDVQCRTYVAKQLEQKEFKEYTAKLQEKLESEQSHYLETLFTSINGWFSKLGSQDFKLDKNQSRRGNKTVYELRVLFCDELVDNDDLSKVFSESDRRNLALAVYLSRAELLTKEDTILVLDDPVVSFDDNRIRATCAELSRLAKDFEQIIILTHYKTVIRRLLKSRVGAVYLKVEKDGTGSRLGVLNTKDLHLSDHERAYLRLASFVNGTSNDPGGLRQFMEKHIDLVFQPKLRELGLSDAMLSEKISSLETAGEIDSSTKSKLDGFRDTLNPDHHNDEEDATIEDMRLLTRSVLEEVYKL from the coding sequence ATGCCAATCACGAGAATAAAATCCATCAAGCAGATAGGCCGATTCAAGAACTTTACCGGCGGCGGATCTGTACCACTAGCTAATCTTAATGACGGCAAAAATATAGCTGTTATTTATGGTGACAATACCTACGGCAAATCAACGCTTGCCGATATACTTCGCTCCACTAACCTTAGTAGCGACGTGGAAATTATTCGACGCAAAACAATCCCTAAAGATGACGGCTCAAACCAAAGCTTTGAGCTGTCATATCAGCATTCTGCTGCGAGTAGACAGGAAAGTGTCAAGTATGACCGAACGGCTTGGTCTAATAATGTCCTGGTGGGGAAAATATTAATTTTTGATCAGGAGTTTATCCATCAGAATATCTTTACAGGCATTCACCTCACACGAGACAATAAGGAGAATTTTACAGATTTTATACTAGGGGAAGAAGGAGTTAAAATCGGAGCAGAGATTGAGAGGCGGAACATTGCTTCAAAAAAATTCCCCGATGAGCTAAGACTAGTGAGGCCTGAATATGTCCGAGCCGAAGCTGATAATAAAAAGGTTGAGAGTTTTATTGGCCTTAATGTTACAGACAGTAGAAAAGCCTTAGAAGGTGAAATAGACACACAAAATAAGTTAATCAAGCGACTTAGCCGTGTCTCAGAGTTCACAAACCTGCAACCGCCAAAGTCGCAACCTGAAAGATATTCTACCACTTTCAACGGCTTAAAAGAGCTTATTGCAAAGGTTAAAGCCTCTTCGTACGACGACGTATCTAGAGACGCACTTGACCAGATCCATGAGCGCCTCCAGCAGACTGATAGCCACTGGCTTGAGCAAGGAACCAAACATCTCCTAGGCGATAAATGTCCATACTGCACGCAAGACATACTACCGGTGAAATCACTAATAGATGCATACAAAACTGTGTTCGATAAAAAATACGACGAGTACGTGAGTAGCACCAATAAAGACATTCTTACAATTAAATCCACATTGAGCACACTATCTGCAACACAGCACTCCAAGCGGCTTAGCTTGGAGATTGAAAAGGTCAAGAAATACGCGCCATTCATTGGCGAGATTAAGGACCTTATTGTAACACTGGATACGCAACTTGAATCACTACAGGCATCCGAGTCTAACATGCGTAATTATATAGCTGAGTCGCTAGAGCAATCTGTCGACACTTTCGTGACTTATAAGAAAGAAAACATACATAAGCAATGCGACTACCCTGTAGCTATAGACGGATTAAGCAATATAATAGGCATCGCCGATAATAATAATGATCAGCTACAAAAGACCATTAGTGCATGTGCATCGGTTATCGAAACAAAGCGCGAAGAAGTTAGCAGATGGACTCCGGATGTAGTCACGGAAAACCGCAAAAAAGCCACCGACGCCATTTCCTTATGTGAAGCGAAGATTAATCGACTAGATCAGGATGTACAATGCCGTACGTATGTCGCTAAACAGTTAGAGCAAAAAGAGTTTAAAGAATATACAGCTAAGCTTCAGGAAAAACTTGAAAGTGAACAGTCGCATTATCTAGAAACTCTGTTTACCTCTATAAACGGATGGTTTAGCAAATTAGGCAGCCAAGATTTTAAACTAGATAAAAACCAGTCTAGGCGCGGCAATAAAACAGTGTACGAGCTTCGTGTGTTATTTTGCGATGAATTAGTCGACAACGATGACTTAAGCAAGGTATTTAGTGAGTCAGATCGTAGAAACTTAGCTCTTGCAGTTTATCTGTCTCGAGCCGAGCTATTAACTAAAGAAGATACAATCCTAGTGCTTGATGATCCTGTAGTAAGCTTCGACGATAATCGCATACGCGCCACCTGTGCTGAATTATCGCGGTTAGCCAAAGATTTTGAGCAGATAATCATTCTAACCCACTATAAGACAGTAATCAGGAGACTCCTTAAGAGCCGTGTAGGTGCCGTCTATTTAAAAGTTGAGAAAGACGGTACGGGGTCAAGGTTGGGGGTATTGAATACGAAAGATCTTCACTTGTCGGATCACGAACGAGCATACCTAAGACTGGCATCCTTTGTAAACGGCACCTCTAATGACCCTGGCGGCTTGCGCCAATTTATGGAAAAGCACATAGACCTAGTCTTTCAGCCTAAACTGAGAGAGTTAGGGCTTAGCGATGCGATGCTGAGTGAAAAAATCTCATCTCTTGAAACTGCGGGAGAGATCGACTCTAGCACAAAAAGTAAGCTTGACGGATTCAGGGACACACTCAATCCAGATCACCATAACGATGAAGAGGACGCGACTATTGAAGACATGAGGCTACTCACGAGATCCGTTCTTGAAGAAGTGTATAAGCTTTGA
- a CDS encoding helix-turn-helix transcriptional regulator, with product MPTRTRRRLREHTVGLLARKWTLKIATALSSETMRHSEIARCLPGITQKVLTETLREMERTGIVEREVYPIVPPKVEYRLTSVGIELLKLSQEFASWFDTHHENIHKAKRIYDRHS from the coding sequence ATGCCAACACGTACAAGACGACGCTTACGGGAGCATACGGTGGGACTATTGGCGCGCAAATGGACGCTAAAGATTGCAACGGCTCTCAGTAGTGAAACCATGCGTCACTCTGAGATTGCGAGGTGCTTGCCTGGCATCACACAAAAAGTATTGACCGAAACACTCCGCGAAATGGAGCGGACTGGTATTGTTGAACGAGAGGTATACCCAATCGTGCCACCAAAGGTTGAGTATAGACTTACTAGCGTAGGGATTGAGTTGCTAAAATTATCTCAAGAATTTGCCAGTTGGTTCGATACACATCACGAAAACATACATAAGGCCAAGCGAATCTACGACCGACACTCGTAA
- a CDS encoding TrbC/VirB2 family protein: protein MGLKKTQYIVALIIAVGLPFILADPAFAQTPGGVSNVENFIRSVITVLAGLAGLVATGFFVAGGFTYITSSGNPEQLDKAKRTLTWSAIGLAIVIAAFVLANIVTTLATQAFGG, encoded by the coding sequence GTGGGGCTAAAAAAGACACAATACATCGTAGCACTTATTATCGCAGTCGGTCTGCCATTCATTTTGGCTGATCCTGCATTTGCACAAACACCGGGCGGCGTAAGTAACGTCGAAAACTTTATACGGAGCGTAATCACCGTTCTGGCAGGACTTGCCGGTCTGGTTGCGACCGGCTTTTTTGTCGCTGGTGGATTCACCTATATCACGAGTTCGGGTAATCCTGAGCAGCTCGACAAGGCAAAGCGTACACTGACTTGGTCAGCAATCGGACTGGCTATCGTTATCGCTGCTTTTGTCCTAGCTAACATCGTCACGACACTCGCAACACAGGCGTTCGGAGGATAA
- a CDS encoding PrgI family protein codes for MKMTVVPAQVTTVEDRIIGNLGFSQILLQIVPVFTAAGIFTLLPPFMGGALYKYVLMGVVALLFGLLSIRIKGKILASWLVTILRYNLRPKYYLFNKNVTTSREEYYSKIPTPEIKESTEKKPVKKSILQQLDIPTTARILATIENPATNFRLETGKKGNLHVRFTEIED; via the coding sequence ATGAAAATGACCGTTGTACCAGCACAGGTGACGACCGTTGAGGATCGTATCATCGGCAATCTTGGATTCTCGCAAATTCTACTACAGATTGTTCCCGTATTTACTGCTGCCGGCATCTTCACACTCCTTCCTCCGTTCATGGGCGGTGCACTATATAAGTACGTACTGATGGGTGTGGTTGCACTATTATTCGGCCTGCTATCAATCCGTATCAAGGGCAAGATTCTGGCCTCATGGCTCGTAACTATACTTCGCTACAATTTGCGACCAAAATATTACCTGTTTAACAAGAATGTCACGACTAGCCGAGAGGAATACTACAGTAAAATCCCAACGCCTGAGATTAAAGAATCGACAGAAAAGAAACCGGTTAAAAAGTCTATTCTCCAACAACTTGATATACCTACCACCGCTAGAATATTAGCTACAATTGAAAACCCAGCCACTAACTTTCGGCTAGAAACTGGTAAGAAAGGAAATCTACATGTTCGCTTTACAGAAATCGAAGACTAA